A stretch of the Streptomyces sp. NBC_00078 genome encodes the following:
- a CDS encoding AAA family ATPase encodes MTETGAVVRTEFVDRVEHMDELRSLLADVAEGRGGRALVIDGPSGMGKSALLRAFEAAATASPASLRSVDRRRVVSVRCRPSIGSQLHYGAVIDVLLQLAEDQEVRQPGVFRRFLGYTRQGVVRSAPEVLSAMVPGLGALFTLGKEVAEASLASGSMPFDSLLPFQQGAAAQIADAVLDLVRQGPPTVVLVDDIQYGDPSSLLILDRLLRKLPGEPLGLVLSHTTDGAYADGPGAMVEELLHDWAKDGLLRRRPLGGLPRDAVAELVRSRHPEAPSALSEQLSRLTAGHAVFVTLCLEEWRPDKGPGVDLPDSLKRIVEDRLRLLTEQERELLMTGAAQGETFLSRTVAEVKGEPHDDVMERLRLIADRHRLILPAQLPGWARGEASDCYRFQHTALWRVAYDRQTPQQTRSRHARIAAALTTGALDGMPLERRLEIARHLRNGGSECLLSSAEAHYGLARDAAMEGLSFAEAERHCEEVIKTVRDLPEREESRDRWLIQAVELLLSLTEVRWRGQHQPAGGPDIDALAAEAEAAARRCDAPELAIRTTLLRGKTLLATQGLVPSLDKLRSAVELAERHGDPVPLFVARVEYGRQVSKRRLVDGLAQLREAERLYASDPRLGGTGDPVLQHARNLGEMQLGITLYDSGHLSEALTRLDRCAQRLRDEPLKAELPIALNYLAQVHTGLGAYEDAEQVLREALDFEAGRGGDSGWHAYNKALLAHLLVQRPEERDQALDLIADAWAETERTWLANLVPIVRNLYAEILLLAAGGPGELLEQADRLAVATCVETQRSGMIRSKIAAHSLRSRILLRQGNTVAAQDQARQAVRILDEVGDMPALRTEEVLYHSAVVQAAGGVPEEAHALLERARREVARKADLVTDGPSRARFLTRIPLNKSIREGEGVGR; translated from the coding sequence ATGACCGAGACGGGGGCTGTGGTGCGGACCGAGTTTGTCGACCGCGTCGAGCACATGGATGAGCTGCGCTCGCTGCTGGCGGATGTGGCCGAAGGCCGCGGCGGCCGGGCGCTTGTGATCGACGGTCCCTCGGGCATGGGGAAGTCGGCGCTGCTGCGGGCGTTCGAGGCGGCGGCCACAGCCTCTCCAGCCAGTCTTCGATCGGTGGACAGACGTCGCGTCGTGTCGGTGCGGTGCCGCCCGTCGATCGGATCGCAACTTCACTACGGCGCCGTCATCGACGTGCTCCTGCAACTGGCCGAAGACCAGGAGGTCAGGCAACCTGGCGTCTTCCGCAGATTCCTGGGCTACACCCGGCAGGGCGTCGTTCGCTCCGCACCGGAGGTGCTGTCCGCCATGGTGCCGGGACTGGGCGCCCTGTTCACCCTGGGCAAGGAGGTCGCGGAGGCTTCGCTCGCCTCAGGATCGATGCCGTTCGACAGCCTGCTGCCTTTCCAGCAGGGAGCAGCGGCGCAGATCGCGGACGCCGTGCTGGATCTCGTTCGGCAGGGGCCGCCCACGGTCGTCCTCGTCGACGACATCCAGTACGGCGATCCGAGCAGCCTGCTGATCCTCGACCGGTTGCTGCGCAAGTTGCCCGGCGAACCGCTCGGCCTGGTGCTCAGCCACACGACGGACGGGGCCTACGCCGACGGCCCGGGAGCCATGGTCGAGGAGCTGCTGCACGACTGGGCGAAGGACGGCCTGTTGCGCCGGAGGCCGCTGGGCGGCCTGCCACGGGACGCGGTCGCCGAGCTGGTGCGCTCCCGGCACCCGGAGGCTCCCTCAGCCCTGTCGGAGCAGCTGAGCCGCTTGACCGCCGGCCATGCCGTGTTCGTCACGCTCTGCCTGGAGGAGTGGCGTCCGGACAAGGGCCCCGGCGTCGATCTGCCCGACAGCCTGAAGCGGATCGTTGAGGACCGTCTGCGGCTGCTCACCGAGCAGGAACGTGAGTTGCTCATGACCGGAGCGGCCCAGGGCGAGACGTTCCTGTCCCGTACGGTCGCCGAGGTCAAGGGGGAGCCGCACGACGACGTCATGGAGCGGCTGCGGCTCATCGCCGACCGACACCGGTTGATCCTGCCTGCACAGCTTCCGGGGTGGGCCCGTGGGGAGGCATCCGACTGCTACCGGTTCCAGCACACTGCCCTGTGGCGGGTGGCGTACGACCGCCAGACCCCTCAGCAGACGCGGTCCCGGCATGCCCGTATCGCGGCGGCGCTCACGACCGGTGCACTGGACGGGATGCCGTTGGAACGCCGGCTGGAGATCGCCCGCCATCTCCGCAACGGCGGATCAGAGTGCCTCCTCTCCTCGGCGGAGGCACATTACGGGCTGGCCCGGGACGCCGCGATGGAGGGGCTGTCCTTCGCCGAAGCGGAGCGGCACTGCGAAGAAGTGATCAAAACGGTCCGCGACCTGCCGGAGCGCGAGGAGAGCCGCGACCGGTGGCTCATCCAGGCCGTGGAACTGCTGCTGTCCCTGACCGAGGTGCGCTGGCGGGGCCAGCACCAGCCGGCCGGCGGCCCGGACATCGACGCCCTGGCTGCCGAGGCCGAAGCCGCGGCCAGGCGCTGTGACGCCCCGGAACTGGCGATCCGTACGACGCTCCTGCGCGGCAAGACCCTCTTGGCGACCCAGGGCTTGGTGCCGTCCCTGGACAAGCTCCGCTCGGCGGTGGAACTGGCCGAGCGGCACGGCGATCCCGTACCCCTCTTCGTGGCCCGGGTCGAATACGGACGGCAGGTGTCCAAGCGACGGCTGGTCGACGGTCTGGCCCAGCTGCGTGAGGCCGAGCGCCTGTATGCCTCCGACCCACGCCTCGGCGGCACTGGCGACCCGGTGCTCCAGCACGCGCGCAACCTGGGCGAGATGCAGCTCGGCATCACCCTCTACGACAGCGGGCACCTCAGCGAGGCGCTGACCCGGCTGGACCGCTGCGCTCAGCGCCTGCGTGACGAACCGCTCAAGGCCGAGCTGCCGATCGCGCTCAACTACCTGGCCCAGGTGCACACGGGCCTCGGCGCCTACGAGGACGCCGAGCAGGTCCTGCGGGAGGCTCTCGACTTCGAGGCCGGCCGCGGAGGCGACAGTGGCTGGCACGCCTACAACAAGGCGCTGCTCGCCCACCTCCTCGTCCAGCGGCCGGAAGAACGGGACCAGGCCCTGGACCTGATCGCCGACGCATGGGCGGAGACAGAGCGGACTTGGCTGGCCAACCTCGTCCCCATCGTCCGTAACCTCTACGCCGAGATCCTGCTGCTCGCCGCCGGCGGACCCGGTGAACTTCTGGAGCAGGCCGACCGGCTCGCGGTCGCCACCTGCGTCGAGACCCAGCGCAGCGGCATGATCCGCAGTAAGATCGCGGCCCACTCGCTGCGTAGTCGCATCCTGCTTCGGCAAGGCAACACGGTCGCAGCCCAGGACCAGGCCCGCCAGGCTGTTCGCATCCTGGATGAGGTCGGGGACATGCCGGCGCTCCGCACGGAGGAGGTGCTGTACCACTCCGCCGTGGTGCAGGCCGCCGGGGGCGTACCGGAGGAAGCGCACGCGCTCCTGGAGCGGGCTCGGCGCGAGGTCGCCCGCAAAGCGGACCTGGTCACCGACGGTCCGTCGCGTGCCCGCTTCCTCACACGAATCCCGCTCAACAAGTCGATCCGTGAGGGCGAAGGGGTCGGCCGATGA